A section of the Hevea brasiliensis isolate MT/VB/25A 57/8 chromosome 17, ASM3005281v1, whole genome shotgun sequence genome encodes:
- the LOC110669655 gene encoding ATP-dependent DNA helicase SRS2-like protein At4g25120 isoform X1 yields the protein MNGYAPSKVITEEQRARISQNFRAAKALLSRKRPRDTPSSSPLFRLKDAKGTVSPAQVTSIKRVPLVEIPMNTPSPIRANGIESSGSQFRSDLCSSMERFVPRTGLINDISSSRTISVSLGDKYSLDCFTTPIKRPECSGLSDYLSKPSILDDDFDESILNEIDAICEQNSAAKAEIQSYNSLPVKNKYKEENSGGDFASSASVSAKDDIRTQVAFESSDDLESRKEDRDASQIIQHGNMPEEYSKYLLSLSNRQREAACSDIYIPLMIVAGPGSGKTSTMVGRVLTLLIEGISPTNILAMTFTTAAASEMRDRIGAVAGKAIAKDLMISTFHSFSLQLCRSHAEKLGRTSEFLIYGQGHQRRAIIEAVRLLEKEKTGILNHDACKVAEVSNVITSPEYFKDKSKKWQKFVTQAKASGKTPADCHKMGDEIGASILGNYNDILRSCNALDYHDLISCSVKLLTEYPDVFKECQNSWKAIVIDEFQDTSAMQYNLLRLLASHNKITIVGDDDQSIFSFNGADISGFDSFRLDFPNYKEIRLNKNYRSTRYIVEAASFLIQNNIKRCRFKDVVTDNSSGSKITIKECQNEHAQCSFVVDKTLEMASIGSPAKLAYGSIAILYRRQVSGKAFQVAFRDRKIPFNVHGVAFYRKKVVKAIIAMLRTTLPGCDDGPYRQVFKAMLPFEKDEKKRVIDHIDKILTIRKCSFISVANDVFIAKISGTFNRSQLNQGRKVLLTLEMISKLVQREQSISTVITSVANMVPQKYLLEQRAVVDVDGGKLLNEDNDLRSVLQYLLDDVSDFLSRQCTLKGEAGDMKEEEKGCLGLLKAFIDYITEREKENFRSRRHDNENSVTLTTIHQFILFFFPMQSKGLEWDIVFIVKANESEIPLLHEFHGITKENGTSIEEERRLLYVAMTRARKKLFILYVTMDSNRQMLQPSRFLKEIPDHLREIQAEVCLRDLQTKPQDIPKHSVNITSNLPGEKKPSEVDVEPNDFLNIQINNASKETTEAVDACNGNILLKRFAVEDRLVVSHLFHQWAKKQAFQNPKRLLDKVGFVIDERLRIKKSKHKDVLRALKSCLSSDEAFQYAEYVLRWEQIPANERAHMMREKQEYFQKLRIENSMSTSAPTSKQIGFLQNLGCTVVPTSRLHASRLIEQYKSL from the exons ATGAATGGTTACGCGCCCAGCAAAGTCATAACGGAGGAGCAGAGGGCTCGCATTTCACAAAACTTCAGAGCTGCCAAGGCCCTTCTTTCTCGCAAACGTCCTCGTGATACCCCCTCTTCTTCCCCTTTATTTCGTCTCAA GGATGCAAAGGGTACCGTATCACCAGCTCAGGTTACAAGCATCAAAAGAGTTCCTCTAGTAGAGATTCCTATGAACACACCATCTCCGATTCGTGCAAATGGAATTGAATCATCCGGTAGTCAATTTAGGAGTGATTTATGTTCCAGTATGGAAAGATTTGTTCCTAGGACTGGATTAATTAATGACATTTCCAGTTCAAGGACAATTAGTGTTTCTCTAGGGGACAAATATTCCTTGGATTGTTTTACAACTCCAATAAAACGTCCAGAATGCTcaggtttaagtgattatttatCGAAGCCTAGCATTCTAGATGATGATTTTGATGAATCCATTTTGAACGAGATTGATGCTATATGCGAGCAGAATTCTGCTGCAAAAGCAGAAATCCAGAGCTACAATAGCCTTCctgtgaaaaataaatacaaagagGAAAATAGTGGTGGTGATTTTGCTAGTTCAGCGTCAGTTTCTGCAAAAGATGATATAAGAACACAAGTTGCTTTTGAATCCAGTGATGATTTAGAATCTAGAAAGGAGGATAGGGATGCTTCCCAGATAATTCAGCATGGAAATATGCCTGAAGAATACTCAAAGTACTTGCTGTCTTTGAGCAATAGGCAACGCGAAGCAGCTTGCAGTGATATTTACATTCCATTGATGATTGTTGCTGGTCCAGGAAGTGGAAAG ACTTCCACAATGGTTGGGCGTGTTCTGACGCTGCTTATTGAG GGGATTAGTCCAACAAACATTCTAGCAATGACTTTTACAACTGCTGCAGCTTCTGAGATGAGAGATCGGATTGGAGCGGTGGCAGGAAAGGCAATAGCTAAAGATCTTATGATCAGCACCTTCCATTCATTTTCTTTGCAACTTTGTCGTTCACATGCAGAGAA GTTAGGACGCACATCAGAATTTTTAATATATGGGCAGGGGCACCAGAGAAGAGCAATCATTGAGGCTGTCCGTCTATTAGAAAAGGAAAAGACTGGAATACTAAATCATGATGCCTGCAAGGTTGCTGAAGTTTCTAATGTAATAACATCTCCAGAATATTTCAAGGATAAGTCAAAGAAATGGCAGAAGTTTGTgactcag GCTAAAGCTTCAGGAAAGACGCCTGCAGATTGCCATAAAATGGGTGATGAGATAGGA GCTTCAATACTTGGGAACTATAATGACATTTTGCGATCTTGTAATGCACTGGACTACCACGACTTAATCAGCTGTTCTGTGAAGTTGCTTACTGAGTATCCTGATG TATTTAAGGAGTGCCAGAATTCATGGAAAGCCATTGTGATAGATGAGTTTCAGGACACAAGTGCCATGCAATACAATCTTCTACGACTTCTTGCATCCCATAATAAAATAACTATTGTTGGTGATGATGATCag TCCATTTTCAGTTTCAATGGAGCTGACATTTCAGGGTTTGATTCATTTCGTCTAGATTTTCCAAATTATAAAGAG attAGGCTCAATAAAAATTATCGATCCACGCGCTATATTGTTGAGGCTGCATCTTTtcttattcaaaataatattaagCGATGCCGATTCAAGGATGTTGTTACTGATAATTCTTCCGGATCTAAG ATAACCATCAAGGAATGTCAGAATGAGCATGCACAGTGTTCATTTGTTGTTGATAAGACCTTGGAAATGGCGTCCATTGGATCACCTGCTAAACTGGCTTATGGAAGCATTGCCATTCTTTATCGGAGGCAG GTGTCAGGAAAAGCCTTCCAAGTAGCATTTCGTGACAGAAAAATACCATTTAATGTTCATGGTGTAGCCTTCTACAGGAAAAAG GTAGTTAAAGCCATTATTGCTATGCTTAGAACAACATTGCCAGGATGTGATGATGGCCCATATCGTCAAGTTTTCAAGGCTATGCTTCCATTTGAGAAGGATGAAAAGAAGAGG GTTATTGACCACATTGACAAAATCTTAACCATTAGAAAATGCAGTTTCATATCTGTTGCCAATGACGTCTTTATTGCAAAGATTTCTGGTACCTTCAACAG GAGTCAACTCAACCAGGGACGCAAGGTGTTGTTGACACTGGAGATGATATCAAAACTTGTGCAAAGG GAACAGTCAATTTCAACAGTCATAACTTCAGTGGCAAATATGGTACCTCAG AAATACCTTCTTGAGCAACGGGCAGTGGTTGATGTTGATGGTGGTAAATTGTTGAATGAAGACAATGACCTTAGATCT GTCCTTCAGTACTTGTTGGATGATGTCTCTGATTTTTTATCAAGGCAATGTACCCTAAAAGGAGAAGCTGGAGAcatgaaagaagaagagaaaggttGTCTTGGCTTACTCAAAGCTTTTATTGACTACATAACAGAGCGGGAGAAGGAAAATTTTCGTTCCCGGAGACATGATAATGAAAATTCAGTTACCTTGACTACCATTCATCAG TTTATCTTGTTCTTTTTCCCCATGCAGTCTAAAGGTTTAGAGTGGGATATTGTTTTCATAGTAAAG GCAAATGAATCTGAAATTCCTTTATTGCATGAATTCCATGGCATTACAAAGGAAAATGGGACCTCAATTGAA GAGGAAAGACGTCTGTTATATGTGGCAATGACTCGTGCTAGAAAGAAACTATTCATTCTGTATGTCACGATGGATTCAAATCGGCAG ATGCTTCAACCATCACGTTTTCTCAAGGAAATTCCGGATCATCTTCGAGAGATTCAG GCTGAAGTGTGTTTACGTGATTTACAAACAAAACCCCAGGATATTCCAAAACACAGTGTCAACATTACCAGTAATCTACCCGGAGAAAAGAAACCTTCTGAAGTTGATGTGGAGCCAAATGATTTCCTCAACATTCAAATCAATAATGCCTCAAAGGAAACAACAGAGGCGGTAGATGCATGCAATGGAAATATTCTCTTAAAAAG ATTCGCTGTGGAGGACAGATTAGTTGTTTCTCACTTGTTCCACCAATGGGCCAAGAAGCAAGCATTTCAAAACCCTAAGAGGTTACTTGACAAG GTTGGCTTTGTTATTGATGAACGTCTAAGAATCAAGAAAAGCAAGCACAAG GACGTTTTGCGTGCATTGAAATCTTGCTTGAGCAGTGACGAAGCATTCCAGTATGCAGAATAT GTGCTGAGATGGGAACAAATTCCTGCCAATGAACGTGCCCATATGATGCGGGAGAAGCAG GAGTACTTCCAGAAATTAAGGATTGAGAATTCAATGAGTACATCCGCGCCAACATCTAAACAG ATTGGGTTTCTGCAAAATTTGGGATGCACTGTGGTCCCCACATCACGTCTTCATGCCTCACGTTTGATTGAGCAATATAAATCATTATAA